CGACCAACTTCATCGGCGGCCTGCCGTTCGAAGTCGGCACGTTCCCGGCGACCTCGGATGTTGCCGTCACGCTCGGTGCGAAGCCGCTCGATCCCGAGAAGTCGAACAACTACTCGCTGGGCACGGTGCTGCGCTTCGGCAGCTTCGAGGCGACCATCGACGCGTACCGCATCGACATCCGCGATCGCATCGTGTTGTCGGAAAACCTGCAGACACCGCAGGTGGCGGCGCTGATCTCACCGTTCGGCGCGACCGTCGCGCGCTTCTTCATCAATGGCGTGGAGACCAAGACCGAGGGAATCGACCTCGTCGCAAGGTACGTGCTGCGTAGCGAAAAGGCCGGCAGGTTCGATTTCGTGGCGGCGGGCAACTGGAACGACACCGAGGTCGAGAAAGTGCCGAGCACCAATGTCATCGACAACATCTGCGTCGGCCAGCCCGCGCCCTGCACACCGCCGGTATTGTTTGCGCGCATCAACACATTGAGCTTCGAAGAGGGAACGCCTGACAGCAAGATCAACCTGGGCGTTGACTGGAGCATCCCGCTGGGTGGCATGAACTTCGGCGTGAATCTCAAGGGCACGCGTTACGGCAACGTCACGGAACCCGGCGTACCGACCGCCCCGGAAGTGGCCAACGGCCAGGAGGCGATCCGCGATCTGCACATCCAGCCCGACTGGGTGGTGGATTTCGCGCTCACCGCCAAACTACTGGAGGACAAGCTGGCATTCGCGCTCGGCGCCGACAACCTGTTCGACCAGTACCCGGATCGCCTGCCGATCGCGCGCGTGGTGCCGAACCCGCCGGGTGGTGTGGCCAATCTCAACGCCACGAACGCGCTGGCGTATTCGCGCTATTCGCCGTACGGCTTCAACGGCCGGTTCGTCTATGCCCGCATGACCTACAACTGGTAAGCCGGCCGATTCGGTAAAACAGGGGCCGCCCGGAACGGGTGGCCCCGATTTTACCGGCCATTATTTGAAGTACTTGGCACTGTGGCGGCAAACGCTGTGCGGTCGAAATCCGCGCACGACGAAACCGTGAACTCGGTGCGGTAGTCCCCGATTGGCAGTCTCCGGGTTTGCCCGTATCGTCTTGTCGTGGCCACTACGTATCGCATGCCCAAGCTCAGCAGCCGCCGCGAATTCTTCCGGCTGCCGTATCCGATCACCTCCGGCGCGAAGCTGGCGGTGGCGGGAGCTAACTACATCGTGGAAGAAATCTCCGAGTGCGGGCTGCGCCTGTCATCGGCGACCGGTCCGTTCGCGGTCGATACCCGCGTGCAGGGCACATTGGTGTTGACGGCGGGCATGCGCTGCACCGTCACCGGCACGGTCCTTCGAATCGACGACAATTGCGTGATTCTCAAGCTGTCGCGCGGCCCGACCAGCTACGACGTGATCCGCGAGCAGCGCCACGTCGCCAAGGTCTTTCCCGACTGGAAGCCCCAACCCGCCTGAAGCGGTGCCGGCAGTGGTGCCGGGGTGCAATTCTCGTAATTGCATCGCCGTTGGCGCATGCGCAAACGCAGGCTCAATTACGAGAATTGCACCCCGGCACCACTGCTGGCACCGCTTCAGCACCACTGTCTTTGGCGTTTAACCGCCACTCTGGTACCCTGCGCGCCCCCTTATCCCGGCCTGCGCCCTCCCTTCCCGCGTAAGCCCCTGAGTCCTATGGCAAATCGTCCCATTCGAAACATCGCCATCATTGCGCACGTCGACCATGGCAAGACCACGCTGGTCGACTGCCTGCTGCGCCAGTCCGGCACGTTCGCCGCGCACGAGAAAGTCACCGAGCGCGTCATGGACTCGAATGACATCGAAAAGGAACGTGGCATCACGATCCTGGCTAAAAACTGCGCCATCGAATACGGCGGCACGCGTATCAACATCGTCGACACGCCCGGGCACGCCGACTTCGGCGGCGAAGTCGAACGCGTGTTGTCGATGGTCGACACGGTGTTGCTGGTCGTGGACGCGGTCGAAGGCCCCATGCCGCAGACGCGTTTCGTCACGCGCAAGGCGCTGGCGCTCGGCCTCAATGCCATCGTCGTCGTGAACAAGATCGACCGTCCGGGCGCCCGCCCCGACTGGGTCGTCGACCAGACCTTCGAGCTGTTCGACAAGCTTGGCGCCACGGATCGCCAGCTCGATTTCCCGGTCATCTACTGCTCGGCGCTCGAAGGCTGGGCCAGCACCGACCACACCAAGCGCGAACCCGACATGCGCGCGATGTACGAAGCCATCCTGCATCACGTCCCGGCGCCCAAGAGCGAGCCGGACGCCCCGCTGCAGTTCCAGATCTCGACGCTCGACTACAACTCGTACGTTGGACGCATCGGCATCGGCCGCATCCGCCGCGGCACGATCAAGGCCGGCCAGACCATCGCGCTGCTCAACGGCGACGAGGACAAGGGCGAGGCCAAGGTCCAGCAGGTGCTCACGTTCAAGGGCCTGGCGCGCGAATCGGTCGCCGAAGCCGTGGCCGGCGACATCGTCGCGGTGACCGGCATCGAAGACGTCCATATCGGCTACACGATCTGCGACCCCGAGCATCACGACGCGCTGCCGCCGATCTCGGTCGACGAGCCCACGCTCGTCATGAGCTTCCAGGTGAATACCTCGCCGCTCGCCGGCAAGGAAGGCAAGTTCGTCACCAGCCGCCAGATCCGCGAGCGCCTGATGCGCGAGCTGGAGAGCAACGTCGCGCTGCGCGTCGACGAAACCGCCGATGCCGACGTGTTCCGCGTCTCCGGCCGCGGCGAGCTGCATCTGACCATCCTGATCGAGAACATGCGCCGCGAAGGGTATGAGCTGGCCGTCGGCAAGCCGCGCGTGCTCACCAAGACCATCGACGGCGTCGTGCACGAACCCTACGAAGCGCTGACCGTCGACATCGACGAGGGCCACCAGGGCGGCGTGATGGAAGCCCTCGGCCGCCGCAAGGCCGAGCTCAAGGACATGTCGAACGACGGCCGCGGCCGCGTGCGCATCGAGTACCGCGTGTCCGCGCGCGGGCTCATCGGCTTCCAGAGCGAGTTCATGAACGCCACTCGCGGCACCGGCCTGCAGAGCCACATTTTCGACGGCTTCGCGCCGCTGGCCGGCGACATTCCGGACCGCCACAACGGCGTGCTGATCTCGAGCGAACCCGGCAATGCCGTGGCGTACTCGCTGTTCTCGCTGCAGGAACGCGGCCGCATGTTCGTCTCGCATGGCGAAGCGGTGTACGAAGGCATGATCATCGGCATCCACTCGCGCGAGAACGATCTGGTCGTGAACCCGATCAAGACCAAGAAGCTCACCAACATCCGCGCCGCCGGCAAGGATGACGCGCTGATCCTCACACCGCCGATCGACCTCACGCTCGAATACGCCGTGGAATTCATCGCCGACGACGAGCTGGTCGAAGTGACCCCGAAGAACATCCGCATCCGCAAGCGCAAGCTGCTGGAGCACGAGCGCAAACGCGCCTCGCGCGTCGACGAGGCGCTGCTGGCCTGACTACCCGGGGCGCGGCACGCATCGTGTCGCGCCCCTATCTTCTGCAGCCGGCGGCCGCGCCCTAACTTCCCGTCTGCACCAGTTAGGCGCAGCCTGTGAAGTACTCCACGGATTCCTCGCTACCACGCGGCCGATTTAACTTTTTGCAGGTGGTTAGTCACAGTTCGCGGGAGGCTGGTTATTAGGCCACCCGCGACCGGCGTAGTCTGGAGTAGTGGAAACCCCGCGCAAGCCGCCCGCCCGATGGCATGCAGTCACCGTCGTACTGCAGACCTCCAGCTGTGCGGCCGCGGCACTGTGCCGCAATACGCGTTTTCTGTCGAAGGATGCTCCGCGTCTGCCGCTCGCCGGCTGCGAACATCCCGAGGAATGCAACTGTAAATTCCGCCACTTCGACGACCGCCGTGGCAACGGCGGTCGGCGTGCCGTCGATGTGGGCGTCGGTTCGGGCGGCGAGAAGCCGGCCCGCGAGCGGCGCGAAACCCGCGGCCGGCGCGCGCGCGACAAGCGCTGAATGAATCGGCGGCTGATGCCGTAGTCGACCATGACGTTTTCGTGCCCACCTTCACTTCACCCTGCTTCGCGAACTGTACGGCGTGTGTGTGTGACGTCGATACGGACCTCGAGCCATCTCTTGTTAGGTAATCGACTCCGACAGACGCGGGCAGGCGAGTTCAGGCGGCACCGCACGTTCTCGGACCTTGGCGAATTGTGGCAGACTGCCGCCCCATGACCGGGGTCGACCTGCAAACCGAAAACGTCGCGCACCTGATCCAGCTCGCACTGGGCCCGGTGTTCCTCATTTCCGGCGTCGGCATCACGCTGAGCATGCTCACGCAGCGTCTGGCGCGCATCGTCGACCGCGCGCGCACGCTCGAGGAGCAACGCGAGAGCGCCACCGACGAAGTCAAACTCAAGCGCATCGACAAGGATCTGCGTGTGATCTGGCGCCGGTCGCGTTACATGAACATCGCGATCGCGCTTTCGACCATTGCCGCCCTGCTCACCACCCTCGTGGTCACGCTGCTCTTCGCCAGCGAATTCACGCGTATGTCCGTGGGCGGCGTCATCGCCGTCATGTTCGTTGCATCGATGGTTTG
This sequence is a window from Pseudomonadota bacterium. Protein-coding genes within it:
- a CDS encoding PilZ domain-containing protein, which gives rise to MPKLSSRREFFRLPYPITSGAKLAVAGANYIVEEISECGLRLSSATGPFAVDTRVQGTLVLTAGMRCTVTGTVLRIDDNCVILKLSRGPTSYDVIREQRHVAKVFPDWKPQPA
- the typA gene encoding translational GTPase TypA, with amino-acid sequence MANRPIRNIAIIAHVDHGKTTLVDCLLRQSGTFAAHEKVTERVMDSNDIEKERGITILAKNCAIEYGGTRINIVDTPGHADFGGEVERVLSMVDTVLLVVDAVEGPMPQTRFVTRKALALGLNAIVVVNKIDRPGARPDWVVDQTFELFDKLGATDRQLDFPVIYCSALEGWASTDHTKREPDMRAMYEAILHHVPAPKSEPDAPLQFQISTLDYNSYVGRIGIGRIRRGTIKAGQTIALLNGDEDKGEAKVQQVLTFKGLARESVAEAVAGDIVAVTGIEDVHIGYTICDPEHHDALPPISVDEPTLVMSFQVNTSPLAGKEGKFVTSRQIRERLMRELESNVALRVDETADADVFRVSGRGELHLTILIENMRREGYELAVGKPRVLTKTIDGVVHEPYEALTVDIDEGHQGGVMEALGRRKAELKDMSNDGRGRVRIEYRVSARGLIGFQSEFMNATRGTGLQSHIFDGFAPLAGDIPDRHNGVLISSEPGNAVAYSLFSLQERGRMFVSHGEAVYEGMIIGIHSRENDLVVNPIKTKKLTNIRAAGKDDALILTPPIDLTLEYAVEFIADDELVEVTPKNIRIRKRKLLEHERKRASRVDEALLA
- a CDS encoding DUF2721 domain-containing protein — protein: MTGVDLQTENVAHLIQLALGPVFLISGVGITLSMLTQRLARIVDRARTLEEQRESATDEVKLKRIDKDLRVIWRRSRYMNIAIALSTIAALLTTLVVTLLFASEFTRMSVGGVIAVMFVASMVCLSSAFLMFLIEVRIATNTLRIGDHRY